In Gimesia benthica, a single window of DNA contains:
- a CDS encoding c-type cytochrome domain-containing protein — MLKFSDKFLLATACLLLILPQSVPAAEAPIDYSKQVAPLLRKYCEGCHTADDGEGKFSTETFTDLLKGGEHGPAVLPGDSQSSRLIRMIKGELKPVMPPEDSGEKLTDAEIAVLTEWINQGAKGPSGKEPLRMELTVPEIKPAQGISKPIASLVWSPASDLIAIARFSEIDLLSGKSNKLVRTIKGLPGKVNSVRFSNDGKWLITSSGTTGLFGQADIWEVGTGKKLHEFVGHKDVLYAAQVSPDQKWLATGSYDNNIILWDIATGKKVRTLSGHNGAIFDLAFSPDSTALASASADATVKVWQVATGERLDTLSQPLKEQTSVNFSPDGNYIVATGADNRIRKWRFVSRKSARINPLVIARFAHESPVIQITYSPDGKWLASISDDRSLKIWDADQLQLLHVIENLPAIPTSVAFAPDSQTAIVGFSNGQLKRFTLPASLPAGRTGQIIARQSPETDKFTPMASAETVQIKEQEPNNQPGQATPLKGVSVVASGLINGSQSGQTDVDLYQFQSKAGQEWLIETNAARKKSKLDSKIEVLDAEGNQIPRILLRAVRDSYFTFRGKDSNIVNDFRIHNWREMELNEYLYCNGEVVKLWLYPRGPDSGFNVYPGLGRRYTYFGTSPITHALHEPCYIVDPYPAGTELPPNGLPVFTIYYENNDDGRRELGDDSRLIFKAPKDGTYLVRVSDVRGFQGQDFHYDLTVRPRQPDFKVTLNGANPKVNAGSGQEIELVAQRIDGFDGPIRVDISDVPPGLHVTSPIIIQAGHDRAYGTIYADPVEETDGPLVAPRPSDARYKSVNVSATATIVGKEVSHNVNPLGVVQVQKKPRLMIRMVALDSDGLSIAGDQLAEIPDKPLELTIHPGETIAAKVVVLRDGYKGVVGFGREYAGRNLPHGVFVDNIGLNGLLLLDDQSERTFYLTAAKWVPETTRLFHLRADQEGRQTSIPVLLHVKRKEKLADRSN; from the coding sequence ATGTTGAAATTTTCTGATAAATTCCTGTTGGCTACTGCCTGCCTGCTGCTGATTCTCCCGCAGTCAGTCCCGGCTGCGGAAGCGCCCATTGATTATTCAAAACAGGTCGCTCCCCTGCTCCGCAAATATTGTGAAGGCTGTCATACAGCAGACGATGGGGAAGGAAAATTCTCGACAGAGACTTTCACTGACCTACTGAAAGGGGGAGAACACGGCCCTGCGGTCCTGCCGGGTGACAGTCAATCGAGTCGCCTGATCCGCATGATCAAGGGCGAACTTAAACCGGTAATGCCTCCGGAAGACAGCGGCGAGAAACTGACTGATGCTGAAATCGCGGTACTGACAGAATGGATCAATCAGGGCGCTAAAGGCCCCTCAGGCAAGGAACCGTTGCGGATGGAATTGACCGTTCCTGAGATCAAACCGGCACAGGGAATCTCCAAACCGATTGCATCCCTGGTCTGGTCTCCTGCAAGCGACCTGATTGCCATCGCCCGTTTCTCGGAGATTGACCTGCTATCAGGGAAATCGAACAAACTGGTACGCACCATCAAAGGTCTGCCCGGTAAAGTGAATTCGGTTCGCTTCAGTAACGATGGCAAGTGGCTGATCACATCTTCGGGAACGACAGGGCTGTTCGGACAGGCGGACATCTGGGAAGTGGGTACCGGGAAAAAGCTTCACGAATTTGTAGGCCATAAAGATGTTCTCTATGCAGCACAGGTCAGCCCGGACCAGAAATGGCTGGCGACCGGAAGTTACGATAACAACATTATTCTCTGGGATATCGCAACCGGCAAAAAAGTCAGAACGTTAAGCGGGCACAACGGTGCGATTTTTGATCTCGCATTCAGCCCTGATTCGACGGCACTCGCGAGTGCCTCTGCAGATGCAACAGTCAAAGTCTGGCAGGTCGCCACGGGAGAACGGCTGGATACACTGAGTCAGCCTCTCAAAGAACAGACATCAGTGAACTTCAGCCCGGATGGGAACTACATCGTCGCTACGGGAGCCGATAACCGGATCCGCAAATGGCGATTTGTTTCCCGGAAGTCAGCACGAATCAATCCACTGGTGATTGCCCGCTTCGCGCATGAAAGCCCGGTGATTCAGATCACTTATTCCCCGGATGGGAAATGGCTGGCTTCCATTTCGGATGACCGTTCACTGAAAATCTGGGATGCAGACCAGTTGCAGTTACTGCATGTAATTGAAAATCTGCCCGCAATCCCCACGTCGGTCGCTTTCGCACCCGATTCACAGACAGCCATCGTGGGCTTCAGTAACGGACAGCTGAAACGGTTTACCCTGCCTGCCAGTCTGCCTGCAGGCAGGACCGGACAGATTATTGCCCGACAGTCCCCTGAAACAGATAAATTCACACCGATGGCTTCTGCTGAAACAGTGCAGATTAAAGAACAGGAACCCAACAACCAGCCTGGGCAGGCGACGCCTCTCAAGGGAGTCTCTGTCGTCGCCAGCGGTCTGATCAATGGCTCTCAGTCCGGACAGACCGATGTCGACCTGTACCAGTTCCAATCCAAAGCGGGCCAGGAATGGCTGATTGAAACCAACGCCGCCCGTAAGAAATCAAAGCTCGATTCCAAAATTGAAGTTCTGGATGCAGAAGGCAACCAGATTCCCCGCATCTTGTTGCGGGCGGTACGTGACTCGTATTTCACCTTCCGCGGCAAGGATTCCAACATCGTCAACGATTTCCGCATCCACAACTGGCGGGAGATGGAATTGAATGAGTACCTGTATTGCAACGGGGAAGTCGTCAAACTCTGGCTCTATCCCCGTGGTCCCGACTCGGGCTTCAACGTTTATCCGGGTCTCGGTCGGCGCTATACCTATTTTGGCACCTCGCCGATTACGCATGCATTACACGAACCCTGCTATATCGTCGATCCCTATCCTGCGGGAACCGAACTGCCTCCCAATGGACTCCCGGTGTTTACGATCTATTACGAGAACAACGACGATGGCAGACGCGAACTGGGAGATGACTCGCGACTGATCTTCAAAGCCCCCAAGGACGGCACCTACCTAGTGCGTGTCTCGGACGTGCGAGGTTTTCAAGGGCAGGATTTTCATTATGATCTGACAGTTCGTCCCCGTCAGCCCGATTTCAAAGTGACACTGAATGGAGCCAATCCCAAGGTCAACGCTGGCAGTGGACAGGAAATTGAACTGGTCGCCCAGCGAATTGATGGTTTTGATGGTCCGATCCGCGTGGACATTTCTGATGTTCCCCCTGGCCTGCATGTTACCAGTCCCATCATCATTCAGGCTGGTCACGACCGGGCTTATGGGACAATTTACGCCGATCCTGTTGAGGAAACGGACGGCCCCCTGGTTGCTCCTCGCCCATCGGATGCTCGATATAAGAGTGTAAACGTCTCCGCCACCGCGACCATCGTGGGCAAAGAAGTCAGCCATAATGTCAATCCTCTCGGCGTGGTCCAGGTTCAGAAGAAGCCGCGTCTGATGATTCGGATGGTTGCCCTCGATTCAGACGGATTGAGTATCGCAGGAGATCAACTGGCAGAAATCCCAGATAAACCGCTGGAGTTGACGATCCATCCAGGTGAAACAATCGCAGCCAAAGTCGTGGTGCTGAGGGATGGTTACAAAGGTGTCGTCGGCTTTGGTCGTGAATATGCCGGCCGAAATCTGCCACACGGCGTGTTTGTCGACAACATCGGCCTGAACGGTTTATTGCTGCTGGACGATCAGAGCGAACGAACATTCTACCTGACCGCCGCGAAATGGGTGCCTGAAACAACCCGGCTGTTCCACCTGCGTGCTGATCAGGAAGGCAGACAGACTTCCATCCCCGTCCTACTGCACGTCAAACGCAAAGAAAAACTGGCCGACCGATCGAACTGA